The following proteins are encoded in a genomic region of Gouania willdenowi chromosome 6, fGouWil2.1, whole genome shotgun sequence:
- the LOC114465388 gene encoding E3 ubiquitin-protein ligase TRIM16-like, giving the protein MEQQGAELQTQTFNCPICLDPLKEPVTTSCGHSYCGTCIRNHWDAEEENHIYTCPQCREKFIRRPDLKKNIMSAKLVEELKKNRLQDDPDDQRFAAAEDVACDSCTGRKLKAFKSCLNCVASYCEKHLQPHHESAALKRHKLVDPSKKIQEMICSHHDEVMKMFCRTDQQCICIFCSMEEHKDHDTVTAAVEKTEKQRELQESLADIHKNIQNREKDVELLKEQEKTINLSADQTVEHSEQMFTELIRLLHQRSSELEKEVRSKQQTEVSAVRALQEKLEQEISELKKRDAELQQLSHTEDHIQFVLSYSSLSALSVSTHSSIIHRGPGSCFEEVTEVVSVLREHLHKVLMEDWNKVCQTVERVDVLPLELRSRAGFLKHLQKNTLDPNTSHRYLRLSEGNRKVTRMKEDQLHPDHPDRFTEWPQVLSRESLTGRCYWEVEVRGMKVNVPVAYKSISRAGIGRKCEFRANDKSWTLDCSSKNYTFIHNNIESPVSGPQSSRIGVYVDHTAGILSFYSVSETMTLLHRVITTFTEPLHAGVSVYYYGDNAELCKL; this is encoded by the coding sequence ATGGAGCAGCAAGGAGCTGAACTACAGACACAAACCTTCAACTGTCCCATCTGTCTGGACCCCCTGAAGGAGCCGGTGACCACTTCCTGCGGACACAGCTACTGCGGGACGTGTATCAGAAACCACTGGGATGCAGAGGAGGAGAATCACATCTACACCTGTCCTCAGTGCAGAGAGAAGTTTATAAGGAGGCCTGATCTCAAGAAAAACATCATGTCAGCAAAGTTAGTGGAGGAACTGAAGAAGAACAGACTTCAAGATGATCCTGATGATCAAAGATTTGCTGCAGCTGAAGACGTGGCCTGTGATTCCTGCACTGGGAGGAAACTGAAAGCCTTTAAGTCCTGTTTGAACTGTGTGGcctcttattgtgaaaaacaCCTTCAGCCTCATCATGAATCTGCTGCATTAAAGAGACACAAACTGGTGGATCCGTCCAAGAAGATCCAGGAGATGATCTGCTCTCATCATGATGAGGTGATGAAGATGTTCTGCCGCACTGATCAGCAGTGTATCTGTATTTTCTGCTCCATGGAGGAACATAAAGACCATGACACGGTTACAGCTGCAGTAGAAAAGACTGAGAAACAGAGAGAGCTGCAGGAGAGTCTAGCTGACATCCACAAGAACATCCAGAACAGAGAGAAAGATGTGGAGCTGCTTAAAGAGCAAGAGAAGACCATCAACCTCTCTGCTGATCAGACAGTGGAGCACAGCGAGCAGATGTTCACTGAGCTGATCCGTCTCCTCCACCAAAGAAGCtctgagctggagaaggaggTCCGATCCAAGCAGCAGACTGAAGTGAGTGCAGTCCGAGCGCTTCAGGAGAAGCTGGAGCAGGAGATCAGTGAGCTGAAGAAGAGAGACgctgagctgcagcagctctCCCACACTGAGGATCACATCCAGTTTGTCCTCAGCTACAGCTCCCTGTCAGCGCTCAGTGTGTCCACACACTCCTCCATCATCCACAGAGGTCCTGGAAGCTGCTTTGAGGAGGTGACAGAAGTTGTGTCAGTGCTCAGAGAACATCTCCACAAAGTGCTGATGGAGGACTGGAACAAAGTCTGTCAGACTGTGGAGAGAGTGGATGTTTTACCATTAGAGCTGAGGAGCAGAGCTGGATTCTTAAagcatttacagaaaaacactttggaTCCAAACACATCTCATAGATACCTCAGATTATcagaaggaaacagaaaagtCACGAGAATGAAAGAAGACCAGCTTCATCCTGATCATCCAGACAGGTTCACTGAATGGCCTCAGGTCCTGAGCAGAGAGAGTCTGACTGGTCgttgttactgggaggtggaggtTAGAGGGATGAAAGTAAATGTACCAGTCGCATATAAGAGTATCAGCAGAGCAGGGATAGGGAGGAAATGTGAATTTAGAGCTAATGACAAATCATGGACATTAGATTGTTCTtcaaaaaattacacatttaTTCACAACAACATAGAGTCTCCAGTCTCAGGTCCTCAGTCCTCCAGAATAGGAGTGTACGTGGATCACACAGCAGGTATTCTGTCCTTCTACAGCGTCTCTGAAACAATGACTCTCCTCCACAGAGTCATCACCACCTTCACTGAACCTCTACACGCTGGAgttagtgtttattattatggAGATAATGCTGAACTCTGTAAACTGTAA
- the LOC114465199 gene encoding E3 ubiquitin-protein ligase TRIM16-like translates to MEQQGAELQTQTFNCPICLDLLKEPVTTSCGHSYCGTCISNHWDKEEENHIYTCPQCREKFIRRPDLKKNIMLAELVEELKKNRLQDDPDDQRFAAAEDVACDSCTGRKLKAFKSCLNCVASYCEKHLQPHHESAAFKRHKLVDPSKKIQEMICSRHDEVMKMFCRTDQQCICIICSMEEHKDHDTVSAAAERTEKQRELQESRADIYKNIQDREKDLELLKEQEKTINLSADQTVEHSEQMFTELIRLLHQRRSELEKEVRSKQQTEVSAVRALQEKLEQEISELKKRDAELQQLSHTEDHIQFVLSYSSLSALSVSTHSSIIHRGPESCFEEVRAAVLELREHLHKVLMEDWNKVCQTVERVDGLLSELRTRAGLLKYSQEITLDPNTALRYLRLSEGNRKVTGRKKDQLHPDHPDRFTDWWQVMSRESLTGRCYWEVAVGGGGVGVSVAYKSISRAGRGKECGFGLNNKSWMLFCSPNSYTFIHNSIESPVSGPQSSRIGVYVDHTAGILSFYSVSETITLLHRVITTFTEPLHAGVSVYYYGDSAELCKL, encoded by the coding sequence ATGGAGCAGCAAGGAGCTGAGCTACAGACACAAACCTTCAACTGTCCCATCTGTCTGGACCTCCTGAAAGAGCCGGTGACCACTTCCTGCGGACACAGCTACTGCGGAACGTGTATCAGCAACCACTGGGATAAAGAGGAGGAGAATCACATCTACACCTGTCCTCAGTGCAGAGAGAAGTTTATAAGGAGGCCTGATCTCAAGAAAAACATCATGTTAGCAGAGTTAGTGGAGGAACTGAAGAAGAACAGACTTCAAGATGATCCTGATGATCAAAGATTTGCTGCAGCTGAAGACGTGGCCTGTGATTCCTGCACTGGGAGGAAACTGAAAGCCTTCAAGTCCTGTTTGAACTGTGTGGcctcttattgtgaaaaacaCCTTCAGCCTCATCATGAATCTGCTGCATTCAAGAGACACAAACTGGTGGATCCCTCCAAGAAGATCCAGGAGATGATCTGCTCTCGTCATGATGAGGTGATGAAGATGTTCTGCCGCACTGATCAGCAGTGTATCTGTATTATCTGCTCCATGGAGGAACATAAAGACCATGACACGGTTTCAGCTGCAGCAGAAAGGACTGAGAAACAGAGAGAGCTGCAGGAGAGTCGAGCTGACATCTACAAGAACATCCAGGACAGAGAGAAAGATCTGGAGCTGCTTAAAGAGCAGGAGAAGACCATCAACCTCTCTGCTGATCAGACAGTGGAGCACAGTGAGCAGATGTTCACTGAGCTGATCCGTCTCCTCCACCAAAGAAGGtctgagctggagaaggaggTCCGATCCAAGCAGCAGACTGAAGTGAGTGCAGTCCGAGCGCTTCAGGAGAAGCTGGAGCAGGAGATCAGTGAGCTGAAGAAGAGAGACgctgagctgcagcagctctCCCACACTGAGGATCACATCCAGTTTGTCCTCAGCTACAGCTCCCTGTCAGCGCTCAGTGTGTCCACACACTCCTCCATCATCCACAGAGGTCCTGAGAGCTGCTTTGAGGAGGTGAGAGCAGCTGTGTTAGAGCTCAGAGAACATCTCCACAAAGTGCTGATGGAGGACTGGAACAAAGTTTGTCAGACTGTGGAGAGAGTGGATGGTTTACTATCAGAGCTGAGGACCAGAGCTGGATTATTAAAGTATTCACAGGAAATCACTCTGGATCCAAACACAGCTCTTAGATACCTCAGATTATcagaaggaaacagaaaagtaacagGAAGGAAAAAAGATCAGCTTCATCCTGATCATCCAGACAGGTTCACTGATTGGTGGCAGGTCATGAGCAGAGAGAGTCTGACTGGTCGTTGTTACTGGGAAGTGGCGGTGGGAGGGGGAGGAGTTGGCGTATCAGTCGCATACAAGAGTATCAGCAGAGCAGGGAGAGGGAAGGAATGTGGATTTGGATTGAATAACAAATCATGGATGTTATTCTGTTCTCCAAACAGTTACACATTTATTCACAACAGCATAGAGTCTCCAGTGTCAGGTCCTCAGTCCTCCAGAATAGGAGTGTACGTGGATCACACAGCAGGTATTCTGTCCTTCTACAGCGTCTCTGAAACAATAACTCTCCTCCACAGAGTCATCACCACCTTCACTGAACCTCTACACGCTGGAgttagtgtttattattatggAGATAGTGCTGAACTCTGTAAACTGTAA